TCGCGGCATTGTCCACCGCCGAGGCACCGACGCCGATGACGACGACGCGCCTGCCGGCGAGGGCGTCGAAATCGATCGTTTCGGACGAATGTGCCCAACGGCTGCGCGGCAGCCCATCGACGAAATCCGGAATGGTCGGGCGGCCAAGGCCCTCGCGGCCGCCGGCCATGACCACGCGGCGTGCCAGGATCGCCTCGCCGGCGCCGCCCGCGACCTCCAGCTCGAACAGCCCGTCGTCGCGCGGCGCGATGCGCGTCACGTCGACGCCGCTTTCGACCGGCAGGGCCAATGCCTTGCGATACCACGCGAGGTAATCCATCCACATCGGACGGGGGATGCGGAAGAGGGCATCCCATGCGGCATCGCCCCGGGTTGCCCTGTACCAGGCCTGGAACGTCAGCGACGCCATGCCGTAGGCCGGGCCGAGAAGCTGCTTGGGAGAGCGCAGCGTCTCCATCCGCGCATAGGTGACCCATGGTCCCTCGCGCCCGGCGGGGGCGCGATCCACGATCCGGATGTTGGAGATACCTGCGCGCAGCAGGCCGAAGCCGGCCACCAGGCCGCACATGCCCGCCCCGATCACCACCACGTCCGATACCGGGCGGCCATCGGCGGAGGTGCGCGGCGGCACCCAATTGGCAAGCGGATAGTTCAGCAGCGCCAGATCTTCCGCAAGGCGCTCCTGCAACCGCTCCAGCCGGGCCGCCGCATCGGGAAGGAGATCCTGTTCGTCCGGTGTCGGCATCATGCCTCCGCGGCCCTGGGCAGTACGACGGCATCCTCCGCCGCCCAGCCAACCCACAAGGGCCCGTCGTCCAGCCTGGAAGCGCTGGCCGGATCGGCCATGACCTCCAGCGTGGCGCCGTCATCCAGCGCCACGGAAAGCAGGAGAT
This genomic window from Aureimonas sp. OT7 contains:
- a CDS encoding NAD(P)/FAD-dependent oxidoreductase, with translation MMPTPDEQDLLPDAAARLERLQERLAEDLALLNYPLANWVPPRTSADGRPVSDVVVIGAGMCGLVAGFGLLRAGISNIRIVDRAPAGREGPWVTYARMETLRSPKQLLGPAYGMASLTFQAWYRATRGDAAWDALFRIPRPMWMDYLAWYRKALALPVESGVDVTRIAPRDDGLFELEVAGGAGEAILARRVVMAGGREGLGRPTIPDFVDGLPRSRWAHSSETIDFDALAGRRVVVIGVGASAVDNAATALEAGAREVRLLARRPAMPTVNKLMGVGSYGLTAGFPTLSPEWRWRIMAYSNRQQTPAPSNSTRRVSRHSNAYFHFSAGIARAEEADGQIVLTTVSGRRFTTDFVILGTGFTVDVRSRPEIADFAGSIATWGERFTPPPEDADASLAAFPWLAEDFSFTEKSPGMAPFLKRLHCFNFSASLSLGKVSGDIPAISEGAQWLARGISAALFDDDIDIHWQALLAYEKPELVGDEWTDADAGPAPAARSA